A stretch of the Sylvia atricapilla isolate bSylAtr1 chromosome 30, bSylAtr1.pri, whole genome shotgun sequence genome encodes the following:
- the RHBG gene encoding ammonium transporter Rh type B — MPEHTAASRLRLSGLCFVLQILNILLFAVFVRYSPEGSPGQCPPQLNCSRRNQDSGFQQPRFQDVHIQVLLSFGLLVAFLSRYGPGNVAISILVIAFAIQWAVLIQGFFYFFLNGKIYVGAQSMVSADFCTAAVLISIGAVLGRANPAQMLLLALLEVTLCTLNEYILLSLMGVSDSGRSLTVHTFGAYFGLMVSRVLYQPHKDKRKREERQDVGYQTDVFAVVGTIYLWIFWPSFTSTSTVHGNTKNWAVLNTYFSLVASTVATLILSPVLYEESTPRMVQIQDATLAGMAVMGMAGEMLVTPFGALIAGFLVGLISPLGFRFFTPVLYSRLKIQDTCGVHNVHGLPGILGALLGTLLTLLATADTYGDRLELVFPLVAQGSRTVTDQALIQLGALPLTLLLAMLGGRITGAILKTKVLRCSPDEQYMENTVFWEVAEEGRDPRASRKELGISTLV, encoded by the exons ATGCCCGAGCACACAGCTGCCTCAAGGCTCCGGCTCTCCGGGTTGTGCTTCGTCCTCCAAATCCTCAATATCCTCCTCTTCGCCGTGTTTGTCCGGTACAGCCCCgagggcagccctggccagTGCCCCCCGCAGCTGAACTGCAGCCGGAGAAACCAGGACTCGGGTTTCCAGCAGCCCC GTTTCCAGGATGTCCACATCCAAGTGCTCCTCAGCTTCGGGCTCCTGGTGGCATTCCTCAGCCGCTATGGGCCAGGCAATGTGGCCATCAGCATCCTCGTCATAGCCTTTGCCATCCAGTGGGCTGTTCTGATCCAGGgctttttttacttcttcctcAACGGCAAAATCTACGTGGGAGCTCAGAG catgGTCAGTGCTGACTTCTGCACTGCAGCTGTTCTGATCTCCATCGGAGCTGTTCTAGGCAGGGCAAACCCTgcccagatgctgctgctggccctgttGGAAGTCACCCTGTGCACTCTCAATGAATACATCCTGCTCAGTCTCATGGGG GTCAGCGACAGCGGACGCTCCTTGACCGTCCACACCTTTGGTGCTTATTTCGGCTTGATGGTTTCACGGGTCTTGTACCAGCCCCACAAGGacaagaggaagagggaagagcgGCAGGACGTGGGATACCAGACGGATGTCTTTGCTGTGGTTG GAACCATCTACCTGTGGATCTTCTGGCCCAGCTTCACCTCTACTAGCACTGTCCACGGCAATACCAAGAACTGGGCAGTGCTCAACACCTACTTCTCACTGGTGGCGAGTACAGTTGCCACCCTCATCCTTTCTCCTGTCCTCTATGAGGAGAGCACCCCACGGATG GTTCAGATCCAGGATGCCACCCTGGCTGGAATGGCTGTGATGGGTATGGCTGGGGAGATGCTGGTCACCCCCTTTGGGGCCCTCATCGCAGGGTTTCTGGTTGGCCTGATCTCCCCACTTGGCTTCAGATTCTTCACG CCTGTTCTATACTCCAGGCTGAAAATCCAGGACACGTGTGGGGTTCACAACGTCCACGGGCTGCCTGGGATCCTGGGGGCtttgctggggacactgctgacTCTGCTGGCCACCGCAGACACTTATGGTGACAG GCTGGAGCTTGTATTCCCACTGGTGGCCCAGGGCAGCCGGACAGTCACTGACCAAGCGCTCATCCAGCTCGGTGCCCTgcccctcaccctgctgcttgCAATGCTCGGGGGCCGCATCACAG GTGCCATCCTGAAAACCAAGGTGCTGAGGTGTTCCCCAGACGAGCAGTACATGGAAAACACCGTCTTCTGGGAG GTGGCTGAGGAAGGACGTGACCCCAGGGCAAGCAGAAAGGAGCTGGGCATCAGCACCTTGGTGTAA
- the HAPLN2 gene encoding hyaluronan and proteoglycan link protein 2 isoform X1 has translation MTETGSSRSWGSTWAGGVGWAQRLPKRRVWGRHRPAPSSKDAQAAPACLPLAPGSTPSIQHLPAADRNPSLPHNYRVKWSKVEPTNYRENIIIITNGLYHKNYGPLSPRVRLRHSHRYDASLTITDVALEDEGRYRCQLVNGLEDESISLTLHLEGVVFPYQPSNGRYKFNYHEAKRACEQQDSRLATYQQLYKAWTEGLDWCNAGWILDGTVHYPIINSREPCGGRLLLPGVRTYGARDKQKDRFDAFCFTSALQGQVYFIRGHLNFKEAGQACRSHGAAIAKVGQLYSAWKFSQLDRCDGGWLADGSVRYPITIPRQRCGGLPDPGVRSFGFPSKEMRTYGTYCFVGK, from the exons ATGACGGAgactggaagcagcaggagctggggcagcacgTGGGCTGGGGGCGTTGGATGGGCGCAGCGGCTTCCCAAACGACGTGTCTGGGGACG GCACCGTCCTGCCCCCAGCTCTAAGGatgcacaggctgctcctgcttgcCTGCCTctggctcctggcagcaccCCCAGCATCCAGCATCTTCCAGCGGCCGACAGGAACCCCAG CCTGCCCCACAACTACCGCGTGAAGTGGAGCAAGGTGGAGCCGACCAACTACCGGGAgaacatcatcatcatcaccaaCGGGCTGTACCACAAGAACTACGGGCCACTGAGCCCACGGGTGCGCCTGCGGCACAGCCACCGCTACGACGCCTCGCTCACCATCACCGATGTGGCGCTGGAGGATGAGGGGCGGTACCGCTGCCAGCTCGTCAACGGGCTGGAGGATGAGAGCATCTCGCTCACGCTGCACCTTGAGG gcgTTGTCTTTCCTTACCAGCCCAGCAATGGGCGCTACAAATTCAACTACCACGAAGCCAAGCGAGCCTGCGAGCAGCAGGACTCCCGCCTCGCCACCTACCAGCAGCTGTACAAAG CCTGGACGGAGGGTCTGGACTGGTGCAATGCTGGCTGGATCCTTGATGGGACTGTCCACTATCCCATCATCAACTCGCGGGAGCCGTGTGGTGGTCGCCTCCTCCTGCCCGGTGTCCGGACCTACGGTGCCAGGGACAAGCAGAAGGACCGATTTGACGCTTTCTGCTTTACCTCTGCTCTTCAAG GCCAGGTCTACTTCATCCGAGGCCACTTGAACTTCAAGGAGGCTGGGCAAGCGTGTCGCAGCCACGGGGCTGCCATTGCCAAAGTGGGACAGCTCTACTCTGCCTGGAAGTTTTCGCAGCTGGATCGCTGTGATGGGGGCTGGCTGGCGGACGGCAGTGTCCGGTACCCCATCACCATCCCCCGCCAGCGCTGCGGGGGGCTGCCAGACCCTGGTGTCCGCAGCTTCGGCTTCCCCAGCAAGGAGATGAGGACCTACGGCACCTACTGCTTCGTGGGGAAGTAA
- the HAPLN2 gene encoding hyaluronan and proteoglycan link protein 2 isoform X2, which produces MHRLLLLACLWLLAAPPASSIFQRPTGTPAPLHLQYLLEPLHPTVHTQRGATATLPCVLRSLPHNYRVKWSKVEPTNYRENIIIITNGLYHKNYGPLSPRVRLRHSHRYDASLTITDVALEDEGRYRCQLVNGLEDESISLTLHLEGVVFPYQPSNGRYKFNYHEAKRACEQQDSRLATYQQLYKAWTEGLDWCNAGWILDGTVHYPIINSREPCGGRLLLPGVRTYGARDKQKDRFDAFCFTSALQGQVYFIRGHLNFKEAGQACRSHGAAIAKVGQLYSAWKFSQLDRCDGGWLADGSVRYPITIPRQRCGGLPDPGVRSFGFPSKEMRTYGTYCFVGK; this is translated from the exons atgcacaggctgctcctgcttgcCTGCCTctggctcctggcagcaccCCCAGCATCCAGCATCTTCCAGCGGCCGACAGGAACCCCAG ccccactGCACCTGCAGTACCTGCTGGAGCCGCTCCACCCCACGGTGCACACGCAGCGTGGTGCCACGGCCACCCTGCCCTGCGTCCTGCGCAGCCTGCCCCACAACTACCGCGTGAAGTGGAGCAAGGTGGAGCCGACCAACTACCGGGAgaacatcatcatcatcaccaaCGGGCTGTACCACAAGAACTACGGGCCACTGAGCCCACGGGTGCGCCTGCGGCACAGCCACCGCTACGACGCCTCGCTCACCATCACCGATGTGGCGCTGGAGGATGAGGGGCGGTACCGCTGCCAGCTCGTCAACGGGCTGGAGGATGAGAGCATCTCGCTCACGCTGCACCTTGAGG gcgTTGTCTTTCCTTACCAGCCCAGCAATGGGCGCTACAAATTCAACTACCACGAAGCCAAGCGAGCCTGCGAGCAGCAGGACTCCCGCCTCGCCACCTACCAGCAGCTGTACAAAG CCTGGACGGAGGGTCTGGACTGGTGCAATGCTGGCTGGATCCTTGATGGGACTGTCCACTATCCCATCATCAACTCGCGGGAGCCGTGTGGTGGTCGCCTCCTCCTGCCCGGTGTCCGGACCTACGGTGCCAGGGACAAGCAGAAGGACCGATTTGACGCTTTCTGCTTTACCTCTGCTCTTCAAG GCCAGGTCTACTTCATCCGAGGCCACTTGAACTTCAAGGAGGCTGGGCAAGCGTGTCGCAGCCACGGGGCTGCCATTGCCAAAGTGGGACAGCTCTACTCTGCCTGGAAGTTTTCGCAGCTGGATCGCTGTGATGGGGGCTGGCTGGCGGACGGCAGTGTCCGGTACCCCATCACCATCCCCCGCCAGCGCTGCGGGGGGCTGCCAGACCCTGGTGTCCGCAGCTTCGGCTTCCCCAGCAAGGAGATGAGGACCTACGGCACCTACTGCTTCGTGGGGAAGTAA